One bacterium DNA window includes the following coding sequences:
- a CDS encoding cupredoxin domain-containing protein, with the protein MARGAATLMAALLLVIGVAWTGVSPRAAASANPVGTGVRIQVKNFAFEPAAITIKVGQKLTWTNDDVVPHTATADHNVWDSGQVAPGHSFTVTVIRPGMYEYTCLNHPFMHAKVIAVK; encoded by the coding sequence ATGGCGCGCGGTGCCGCGACCCTGATGGCTGCACTGCTGCTCGTGATCGGCGTCGCCTGGACCGGCGTGTCTCCTCGGGCGGCGGCATCGGCGAACCCGGTGGGCACCGGCGTCCGGATTCAGGTGAAGAACTTCGCGTTCGAGCCGGCGGCGATCACGATCAAGGTTGGACAGAAGCTGACGTGGACCAACGACGATGTCGTGCCGCATACCGCGACGGCGGACCACAACGTGTGGGACTCGGGGCAGGTGGCGCCCGGTCACAGCTTTACGGTCACGGTGATCAGGCCGGGCATGTACGAGTATACGTGCCTGAATCATCCGTTTATGCACGCGAAGGTGATAGCCGTCAAGTAG
- a CDS encoding sigma-70 family RNA polymerase sigma factor, with amino-acid sequence MRPRQYPRWRWHRETRGIPVNPGGRESSDEELMQQLAAGRQEALGPLYTRYAARIFSLAAQTLDRTTAEEIVQEVFLAIWRKAGTFAPERGTFRAWAFQIAHYRILNELRRRSRQPQLEDDPDGLRVAEAADPMPGPDEVVDLEARRAEVREALNALPQGQRRVLEMAFLEGLTHDQVAATLQLPLGTAKTRIRAGLQKLRVGLAPALGVLVLVAAGLGAVLGIRNEQAARGLDARALALLTSSETVAVRLRATAGVPPETHAVYRGHTGAAIAVLTLEKFPAAPAGETYQAWARHGRTWTSLGTVRPDARGDARLIVEGTGVAVMPDAIEVTREPARGSPNPRGPVIVSGQPGSPSNPYP; translated from the coding sequence ATGCGCCCGCGGCAGTATCCGCGGTGGAGGTGGCACCGGGAGACCCGCGGGATTCCCGTGAATCCCGGCGGACGCGAGAGCAGCGACGAAGAGCTAATGCAGCAGCTGGCTGCCGGCCGGCAGGAGGCCCTCGGGCCTCTCTACACCCGGTACGCGGCGCGGATTTTCTCGCTCGCCGCCCAGACGCTGGACCGGACGACCGCCGAAGAGATCGTGCAGGAAGTGTTCCTCGCGATCTGGCGGAAGGCCGGCACATTCGCGCCGGAGCGGGGCACCTTTCGCGCGTGGGCATTTCAGATCGCCCATTACCGGATCCTGAACGAGCTGCGACGTCGGAGCCGTCAGCCGCAGCTGGAGGACGATCCCGACGGCCTGCGCGTCGCCGAGGCGGCCGATCCGATGCCCGGTCCCGACGAAGTCGTTGATCTCGAGGCGCGGCGGGCGGAAGTCCGGGAGGCGCTGAACGCGCTGCCGCAGGGGCAGCGCCGGGTGCTGGAGATGGCCTTCCTGGAGGGACTGACGCACGATCAGGTGGCGGCGACCCTCCAGCTGCCGCTCGGCACCGCCAAGACTCGCATCCGCGCGGGTCTGCAGAAGCTCCGCGTCGGGCTCGCGCCCGCGCTCGGCGTGCTGGTCCTCGTAGCCGCAGGCCTTGGGGCCGTGCTGGGGATTCGCAACGAGCAGGCGGCGCGCGGGCTCGACGCGCGGGCCCTGGCGCTGCTGACTTCGAGTGAGACGGTCGCCGTCCGCCTCCGCGCGACTGCGGGGGTTCCACCGGAGACACATGCCGTGTACCGCGGACACACAGGCGCGGCCATCGCCGTGCTGACGCTGGAGAAGTTCCCGGCGGCGCCCGCGGGCGAGACCTATCAGGCCTGGGCGCGACACGGCAGGACCTGGACGTCGTTGGGAACGGTGCGTCCAGACGCCCGCGGCGACGCGCGGCTGATCGTCGAGGGGACCGGGGTGGCGGTGATGCCGGATGCGATCGAGGTCACGCGTGAGCCGGCACGCGGGAGCCCGAACCCGCGCGGGCCGGTGATCGTGAGCGGTCAACCGGGGTCGCCGAGCAACCCGTACCCGTAG